AATCGTTACGCTTTTCGTTACCCCCAAAATGTCTGTGAACTGGAGATCGATAAAGAGCACGCCTTCCTTCTTTGCGATTTCCAGGATTTCACGGGCCTTGTCGTCCATACAGTGCATCTCCCTTAGGACATTGTTTTAGAAGACTACGGTCTGAATTTATAGGATGTCTGGGGAAACATCAAGGGCGATTATTGTGCAATTTGACAAAGGTGATGACCCTCGTAATAGCCCTTCCGTACCAGTTGCCCGGATCTACCCCATAAATTGTGCAGTGTGCCCAGTTTTCGGACAATTTACCGACTAATCTCCCAGAAATGTCTCAAGGGCGGCGGCGCTGTTGAGGCTGGTTCGCTGGGCGCTGCGATCGATGCGTTTGATCAAACCGCTGAGTACATCTTTGGGGCCGAGTTCCAGGAAGCGTCCCACGCCCTGGCCAAGCATATAGCCAACCGACTCCGTCCAGCGCACGGTCGAGGTGAGCTGCGCGCCCAGCTCGAAGCGGATTTCGTCCACGCTGCCGAGCGGCGCGGCGCTGACATTGCCGATGACCGGCACGCGCGGCGGCACGAATGTGATCTGATCGAGGTGCTGGCGGAACTCAGCGCTGATCGATTCCATCAGCGGGGAATGCGACGCGACGCTGACGGTGAGCGGGACGACCTTCTTCGCCCCACGTTCCATCGCCAGCGGTAGGGCCGCCTCGATGGCGTCTTTGTCACCCGAAATGACGAGCTGGCCGTCGCAGTTGTCGTTCGCCAGCACGACGGGCTTCCCGGTCTGAGCGGTGGTTTCGGCGCACAGCTCGCGCACGGCGTCGCTGCTGAGGCCGAGCAGCGCAGCCATTGCGCCGGGCGTGCGCTCGCCGGCCTCTTTCATCAGGCGACCGCGCTCGCGCACCAGCCGAACGCCGTCCTCGAACGCCAGCGCGCCCGCCGCCGTCAACGCGGTGAATTCACCCAGGCTGTGCCCGGCGACGAAATCGGGGCGGGGCGGGGTCAGCAGGCTGGCTTCGAGCACGCGCAGTACCGCGATCCCCATGACGTAGAGGGCGGGCTGTGTGTTGTAAGTGTCGTTCAGGTCGTCGGCAGGGCCGTTGAAGCACAGATCGCTCAGCGCAAAGCCAAGGATCTGATCGGCCTGCTCAAATGCGGCCTTGGCTTCGGGGAAACGCTCGGCCAGATCGGCTCCCATACCCACTTCCTGGGATCCCTGGCCGGGAAACACGAGCGCGGTCGTCGTCCAGTCAATCATGAGGTTTGCTCCTTAAGCGAACTCTATTCGCGGTGTGCCGGTCGCGCGGGGCGCTGCCGCGACCCTAAACGCAAAGAGCCGCGCTGGTTGGGCACGGCTCTACTTGCAATCGCAGAAGATCAGGAAGCTTATGCTTCCTCTTCAATCGCCAGAACTTCACGACCATTGTAAGAACCACAGTTCGGGCACACCTGATGATTGGGCCGGTACTGCTTGCAATCAGGGCACAGCACCAGATTCATCGGGGTGAGGTGGTCATGCGAACGTCGCTTGTCACGACGGGTTTTCGACACTTTTCGCTTGGGCAGCGGACCCATAAGACTGTTCTCCTTAACCATGCCAATGCCGTGGCAGCGTGTCCAACGACGGGGGCATTATAAAGCAGCGAGCAAGGGCCTGTCAAGGCGCAGCCCGCGTGCGGACTATTTCGCCGCGATCGACCGGACCTCGACGGACTGTTCGGCCAGCTCGGCAGAGACAGGCGCGGAATTGGGCGCGGCTGCCGGTTCGTGCGCGGCATGAACGTGCGCCTGCGCCGCTTCACGCTCGTCGACCACCTTGGCGATGCCGTTGCGGGTGACGGTCAGGTTCTTGATCAGCTGCGCTTCAAGCTCTTTGAGCACCTGGAGCACGTATGCATCGGCTTCGGCGCGGACTTGATCGGCCTCGCGGTGCGCCTGGTCGATGATATTTTTGGCGCGGTTATGGGCGGTCTGCACGATGGCGTCACGCTCGACCAGTTCCTGGCTGCGTTCGCGGGCCAGCTCGACGATGCGCGTCGCCTCTTCGTTCGCCTGCGCCATCATGCGGTCGCGCTGGTTGATCATGCGCGATGCCTTCTCGATTTGCTCCGGCACAGAGATCCGCATCTGGTCGATGATTTCTAGCGCGTGTTCCTCATCGATCATTGTGAATTTGCTAAACGCGATGTGACGGCCCTCATCAATTAAGTCTTCAAGCCTATCAACCAGATGCTGAATGTCCATTGCCCCTCTCCAATCGGACGTCTATCAGTCAGCCAAACTCACTACGAATGACGACCCAGATCCTTGTTGTTTCAGCTCTGCGAACCGCCGTTTGAGCGCTGTGACGACATGGGCCGGCGTCATCGTGGACACGTCTCCACCCAGCGACGCGATCTCACGGATGGTACTTGAGCTGATATGGATGTGTTCCTCAGCGGCGATAAAGTTTACGATTTCGATATCAGGCGCCAGCCGCCGGTTCGCCAGCGCCATACGGAACTCCAACTCGAAGTCCGAAAACACACGCAGCCCGCGAACAATTGCGGTTGCGTTCACGTCATGCGCATAGTCTACAGTTAATTTGCTATATGATGCAACTCGTACACGCGGCTCATCTTTAAATGATTCCTTAACGAGCGTGAGCCGTTCTTCGATGTCGAAGAGGTCGGGTTTGGTCGGGCTGACGTAGATGGCGATGACCAGCTCGTCGAACAGCCCCAATGCACGCCGCGCGATGTCGAGGTGGCCGTAGTGAATCGGGTTAAAGGAGCCTGGATAGAGGGCTCGCCGTGGAGAATCCAAGAGTATCCGTCTCTTTCTTTTTTTAGAAGTTAGCTCACGTCCGCGCTCTCGCCCAACGCGGCATTGATCCGCCGGGCAAGCAGCACGTGTTCCGGTTGCGTCAGGTTGGGATCTTCGGCAAAGACCGTGCGCGCTTCGCGCTGCGCCAGCTCGACCAACTGCGGATTCATCAGCTCGCCCAGGCGGAACTGGCCCATGCCGCTCTGGCGGATGCCAAGCAGGTCGCCCGCGCCGCGCAGCTGCCAGTCGATATCGGCCAGCTTGAAGCCGTCGGTAGTCTGCTCCATCGCCTGAAGCCGCTGATCCTGGGCGGCCTGGGGACTGCTGGCCACCAGCAGGCAGTACGATTCGTGCGCGCCACGCCCGACCCGTCCACGCAACTGGTGCAACTGGGCGAGGCCGAAGCGCTCGGCATTTTCGATCAGCATGACCGATGCATTGGGCACGTCGATGCCGACCTCGATCACCGAGGTGGCGACCAGCACATCCAGGCGGCCCGACGCGAACTGCGCCATGACCGATTCCTTTTCGGCAGGCGTCATCTGGCCGTGCAGTAAGCCGACGCGATAGCGCCAGAAGACCTGCTTTTGCAGACGCTCGAACTCGACCGTGGCCGCGCCCACTGCGTCGCCCTGTTCGGAGGCGTCCACCAGCGGGTAGACGACGTACGACTGCCGCCCCCGGTCGAGCTGCGCGTGGATGAAGCCGTACGCCCGCTCGCGCTCGGCGGGCATGAGCACGCGCGTCTCAATCGGCGTGCGGCCCGGCGGCATCTCGTCGATCACGCTCAGGTCCAGATCGG
This sequence is a window from Aggregatilinea lenta. Protein-coding genes within it:
- the fabD gene encoding ACP S-malonyltransferase, coding for MIDWTTTALVFPGQGSQEVGMGADLAERFPEAKAAFEQADQILGFALSDLCFNGPADDLNDTYNTQPALYVMGIAVLRVLEASLLTPPRPDFVAGHSLGEFTALTAAGALAFEDGVRLVRERGRLMKEAGERTPGAMAALLGLSSDAVRELCAETTAQTGKPVVLANDNCDGQLVISGDKDAIEAALPLAMERGAKKVVPLTVSVASHSPLMESISAEFRQHLDQITFVPPRVPVIGNVSAAPLGSVDEIRFELGAQLTSTVRWTESVGYMLGQGVGRFLELGPKDVLSGLIKRIDRSAQRTSLNSAAALETFLGD
- the rpmF gene encoding 50S ribosomal protein L32, coding for MGPLPKRKVSKTRRDKRRSHDHLTPMNLVLCPDCKQYRPNHQVCPNCGSYNGREVLAIEEEA
- a CDS encoding ATP synthase F0 subunit B: MDIQHLVDRLEDLIDEGRHIAFSKFTMIDEEHALEIIDQMRISVPEQIEKASRMINQRDRMMAQANEEATRIVELARERSQELVERDAIVQTAHNRAKNIIDQAHREADQVRAEADAYVLQVLKELEAQLIKNLTVTRNGIAKVVDEREAAQAHVHAAHEPAAAPNSAPVSAELAEQSVEVRSIAAK
- the coaD gene encoding pantetheine-phosphate adenylyltransferase, whose protein sequence is MDSPRRALYPGSFNPIHYGHLDIARRALGLFDELVIAIYVSPTKPDLFDIEERLTLVKESFKDEPRVRVASYSKLTVDYAHDVNATAIVRGLRVFSDFELEFRMALANRRLAPDIEIVNFIAAEEHIHISSSTIREIASLGGDVSTMTPAHVVTALKRRFAELKQQGSGSSFVVSLAD